The genomic DNA AGATGAAGGGGCTGTTGATCTGCCGCCACAGCAAGACGAGCGGACCATCGCTCTTCTGGCGCCGCAGCACGTTGGGCCCATAGCGCTCCAGCCGCTCACGCGCCTGCTCGTTCGTCAGGCCCTCCTCCCGGCTCTCGAGCGACTCCAGGACCTTGTCCGGGGGTAGGGCATGCCATGGGGACGTCGGGGTGCGTCCAAGGGGCTGATCGTTCATCGCGAGACTCCTCCCTCGCGCAATTTGGCCACGCCCCTCGTTCGTTCCCACCCGGGGGAGCTGGGAGGCGAGCCGAGCGCTACCCGGCGAGTGCCAGCTCCACGCGGCCGAGGCCTTCATCCGTGGAGGCCACGCGCACGCGCAGCGGCATGCCGAGCGGGAATGTCCGCGCGGAGCCCACGAGGGCCGTCTCCCGTTCATCCGGCGTGTAGGGACCGCCGGGAAGCGAGTCCGTGGGAAGCAGGCCCTCCACGAGCGGACTGTCCAGCTGCACGAGCAGGCCGGAGCCGCGCACTCGCGTGACGCGTCCGGTGAACTCCCGGCCCACGTGGGCGGCCATGACCCGGGCCTCCAGGAGCCGTTGCCGCTCCTTCTCCGCGCGTTGGGTGGCCCGGGTGCGCTCATTGAGGTGCACCGCGAGCCGTTCGACGTCCGGATCCTCATGGAGGAAGTCGCGCCGTCCACGCAGGTAGTGCTTGAGGGCGCGGTGGACGGCGAGGTCGGCATAGCGCCGGATGGGCGAGGTGAAGTGCACGTAGGCGGGTGCCGCGAGGCCGAAGTGGGGCGCGGGCACGACGGTGTAGCGCGAGGATCCGAGCGCGCGTCGCAGCACCGCGCGCAGCGCGGGCTCCTCGGGGGTTCCGGAGATCTGCCGGTCGAACGCGGCGAGGGCGAGGGGCGTGGGCGCGCGTCCCATGGCCGGGGCGAAGCCCGACTGCCGCGCGAAGACCTCCAGGTCCGCCACGCGCCGGGGATCCGGTCCCTCCTGGACGCGGAAGAGGGCGGGCACGCCGCGCTCGACGAGCCAGCCCGCGATGGCCTCGTTGGCGGCCACCATGAAGCGCTCGACGAGGGCGTGCGCGGACGTGGGCCGCACGGTCTCGATGCCGGACACCTCGCCGGTGACGTCGTCGAAGGTGAAGAAGGCCTCGTCGCGCGTCATCTCGATTCCGCCACGTCCGGCCCGCGCCACCGCGAGCCGGGCGGCCGCCGCGCGCAACCAGGGCATCGCCTCGCGCACCGGGGCCATGGGCGCGGAGAACTCGCCCGTGTCCAACCAGGCGGCGACCTCGGTGTAGCTCAGCCGCGCCCACGAGCGCAGGAGGCTTTCGTAGACGTCCACCGAGGTGATGCGACCCTCGGGATCGAGGCGCAGCTCCACGGTGAGGCACGACCGGTCCTCGCCGGGCTTGAGGCTGATCCAGTCCGCGGACAGCTCCTCGGGGAGCATGGGCAGCATGGCATCGGCGAGGTACGCGTTGGTGGCGCGCTCACGGGCCTCGCGCTCCAGCGCCGAGCCCTCGGGGACGAACTCGGCGGCGTCCGCGATGGAGACGAACACGCGCAGGGCGCCATCGCCCCCGGCGGGCAATATGGAGAGCGCATCGTCGATGACGCGCGTCGAGGATGAATCCACGGTCACGGTGGGCACGC from Melittangium boletus DSM 14713 includes the following:
- a CDS encoding ribonuclease R family protein, with the protein product MDSSLSPRTVTGHVDVHPRGFGFLLVRSSGADPGLSAFIPPAELAPYLTDDVVSATVSRAEDGRWSASGLSLVKRPRQEVFGEVVLRDSRVFLQPDREVGRGDWPLETQGTELRAGDAVVAQVDTGTLRLLRRFEPGVDLSLERLLVRHGLRRDFGPEARAEVPALLARPHALGSRRDLRGVPTVTVDSSSTRVIDDALSILPAGGDGALRVFVSIADAAEFVPEGSALEREARERATNAYLADAMLPMLPEELSADWISLKPGEDRSCLTVELRLDPEGRITSVDVYESLLRSWARLSYTEVAAWLDTGEFSAPMAPVREAMPWLRAAAARLAVARAGRGGIEMTRDEAFFTFDDVTGEVSGIETVRPTSAHALVERFMVAANEAIAGWLVERGVPALFRVQEGPDPRRVADLEVFARQSGFAPAMGRAPTPLALAAFDRQISGTPEEPALRAVLRRALGSSRYTVVPAPHFGLAAPAYVHFTSPIRRYADLAVHRALKHYLRGRRDFLHEDPDVERLAVHLNERTRATQRAEKERQRLLEARVMAAHVGREFTGRVTRVRGSGLLVQLDSPLVEGLLPTDSLPGGPYTPDERETALVGSARTFPLGMPLRVRVASTDEGLGRVELALAG